Genomic segment of Pelecanus crispus isolate bPelCri1 chromosome 25, bPelCri1.pri, whole genome shotgun sequence:
TGTGCCGGGAACGAATCCCTTCTCATCTCCTGCCCCAGGGGATCCCGCAGGGACCAGCCTTGCACCCATGCCAATGCTGTCGGTGTCACCTGCACACGTAAGGACTCAGGGTGGGGTGTTACATATCCGggggtgtgctggggacaggggagcagggcagggaccgTGCCGTGCTGGGTGCGCACTCTGTCATCGTTCTCTGTCCCCAGAGTACACAGGGTTCCGGCTGGTGAACGGCAGCACGGCGTGTGAGGGGCGAGTGGAGGTGCAGGTGCTGGGCACCTGGGGTACCCTCTGTGCCTCCCGCTGGGATCTCTTGGACGCCCACGTTCTCTGTCGTCACCTCGACTGTGGGTTTGCTGAGTCCATTCCCAGAGGAGGGCATTTTGGGAGTGGAACCGGACCTGTGTGGAGAGACTCATTCCACTGTGAGGGGACTGAAGCCCACCTGGGACAGTGCCCAGTGACTGCCCTGGGGGCCTCACCGTGCTCCCCCGAGAACCACGCTGCTGTCATTTGCTCAGGTGAGTGCTGGGAAAAGGTGCCATGGCCACCCAAAGCAGGGGAGCCCgtggcagcaccagctgcatTTCTCCCTTGAgaaaccctgcctgcaccaggagCAACCTGGAGGGCTTTGCCTGCTCTCACCGACGGCTCTGATGTGGGAGAGCTGAAGAGTGAACGAGGTCAGGCATCTCTGCCCCCCAGGGCAGTGGCTCAGGCCCTGCGGCCAGCGCCAGGCGCGGggtcctctgctctgctgctgcaggacaggccCAGGATagggctgtggggctcagctccatccctctggctgcagacagcccagtcccagccccacagagaccCCCCAGAGCCCAATCCCACGCCCGTGGGGGCTGCCCAGGTGCCCCCAGCAGCAGACCTGGGGGGTGAGGTGCAGAGTGGGGCTGGGCTTTGCCCTTGCTCCTGGTGCTTCTGGTCAGCACAAGACCCAACCTTGTGCTGTTTGCTCAGAAAGGCCCCccgtgctctgctccctgccagggacGCAGGCGCCcagaccccaaacccagggatgcagaggggcACAGACGTgcgggctctgcctgctgtctcAGCAGCGCCGGTGTCAGCGCTGAGGTTGGGCAAGGCTTGGCCAGCACTGCCTGTGCCCGGGTCCCTGCagcggctgctgctccctcctgcggGAGCTGCCCCATCGGCCTCAGCAGAGACGTGTTGGGTGGCTCTGCCCCACCAAGAGCAAAGACAGCGTCTTGCTCAGGGCCTGGGAAAGCAATCCTGTGGAAACGTGCTCCTGAAGCTGAGCgcagagggctggggcaggcgggtgagctgcagggtgctgtgcgggttgcagagcctggggaggtgctgcaggtctgtgggctctgtggtgctgccgagggctggggcacggctgctgtccccaggccccgCTGGCTCCACGGCCCTGCGGCTGGTGGGTGGAGGGAGCCGGTGCGACGGACGAGTGGAGATCTTGCAGCGCGGGACGTGGGGCCGAGTCCTGGATGATGAGTGGGACGTGCGGGAGGCCAGCGTGGTGTGCCGTCAGCTGAggtgcagagaggcagaaaaagcctACAACCCCGCGAAGCCTCAGAGAGGGACGGGTCCCGTGGGGCTGCGAGGGGTGCGGTGCGCAGGGCACGAGGCCGAGCTGAGCCTCTGCAACACCTCCCTGCCCGAGAGCGCAGCGGCGGCAGGGATTGCGGAGGACGTGGGGGTCGTGTGCGCGGGTGAGTGGCACTGCACGGGCCCCCCGGgctctgggctgggtgggcagcagcccctgagggcagctggggtttcttcctgctgcagggagccgGCAGGTGCGGCTGGTGAAGGGGCCCGGGCGCTGCGCTGGGAGAGTGGAGATCTACtaccagggcagctgggggacCGTCTGCGACGATGGCTGGGACCTGTCTGATGCCGCCATCgtttgccagcagctgggctgcggcggggcggtggAGGCGGTCGGCTCCGCTCGCTTCGGGGAAGGCTCCGGTCAGATCTGGCTGGATGGCGTGAACTGCTCCGGGGCCGAAGCTGCTCTCTGGGACTGCCCGGCAGGGTCCTGGGGGCAGCACGACTGCGCGCACAAAGAGGACGCAGGAGTCGTCTGCTCAGGTCTGTGCCGGGAGCTGTGGTGGGAGCCCAGCGCCCGGGGAGGCCGGGACGAGGGGAGAGCCGGCAACGGCccaggctgtgcctggctgcCTCGGAGCCCCTGCCCGAGCCTgtcctggggacacccctgcaCGAAGCCCCTCGGTCCCACGGGGGGTCCCttgtcagctgagctgtgcccagGGCTTAGCGGGGAGGGCATGGGTGTCTCTCCGTCAGGGACTTCCCTCGGCCCCTGGCAAAAGGGTGACTTGCTGGCCGtgcccctgcctggccagggCCTGCGGGGGGAAGAGGCTtctctgctcccacagccccacaccagcctgTGCCCCTCTGGGGCCTTTCCTCCCAGATTTCATGGCCCTGAGGCTGGGGAACGGCAGCAACTGCTCCGGGCGCCTGCAGGTTTTCTACAATGGCACATGGGGGAGCGTTTGCTCCAACTCAATGACTCTCCAAACGGTGTCGCTGGCATGCaaggagctgggctgcggggacgCGGGGACCCTGGAAACACGCCTGCCCTCTGGTAGGGTGTCTGGCCACGCCTGGCTGGATCGCGTGGAGTGTGGGGAGAGAAACAGCTCCTTCTGGCAgtgtccctctgctccctgggacCCACGGTCGTGCGATGACCTGCGAGAGGAGACCCACATCACCTGCAGTGGTAATTCTGAGCTTCCTGGGCACCAGCAtcgccccagctcctgctccctgccggGCACAGTCAAGCGCAGAGACAGGGCCCACGGGGGCTTTTACTGTACGTGCCAgaccctgctgcttctggtggCACAAATGGCACTTCAGCTCTCAGAGCCCCACACGTTCGTTCGCCAGCAgttgccagccagctgccagcagcgcCCGGGGGAGGCAGCGGTGTCTCCAGGCAAGGTCTCAGAAGAGACCAGCCAGGGCTGCGAGGCGTGTCCCCTCCACGGACAccctcctgcttctctgtgAGCCAGGGTCCCTTTGGGGCTGAGCAGCCAGGGTCCCCCACAGTGCCGTGCATGTCCCCTGAAGGAGCGGGGTTCAGCTGCTGCCGTGAGCGAGGCGGCACGGGGAGGCGtgagcagagctcagccccaCTCTCTGCTGCACGACCCCCTTCAGCAGCCCCTTCACGGCAGCATTGCCTTCTGCAGGGAGACGGCCAGAAACAGCCCCGGCCGTGGGGACCGTGTGCCCAAACTCCACGAGCTGCACAGGTAGCTGCTCCTCTGCATGCCCCTctctcctggcagggctctgcctgctgcccggTGCCCTGGGAGgtctctgccttctccagacAGGGAGAAGATTCGTGCCGTGGGAGGCGAGAGCGGGTGCTCGGGCAGGGTGGAGGTCTGGCATCGCGGCTCCTGGGGGACGGTGTGCGACGACTCCTGGGACATGCAGGATGCCGAGGTGgcgtgcaggcagctgggctgtggcccCGCAGTGTCTGCCCTGGACGAGGCTGCGTTTGGGGAGGGGACGGGCCCCAtctggctggagcaggtggagtGCCGGGGGTCTGAGCCATCTCTGCAGGCCTGCTGGGCTCggcctggggacagcggggcctGCCGGCATAAGGAGGACGCTGCCGTGCAGTGCTCAGGTGagcggcggggctggcagccctcGCTGGGCTATTggcagggagccggggcaggcgTTTTCCCCACTGGGTCCCCtcatggctgcagagctgctgagagcaAGGCTGTGCCTGTGGAGCATGGGAGCCTGGTGCCAAGTGGGCAGCAGCCTCTGTGCGGCTGGATGTCCtccggctcctgcctgcagggccctgcagcccccaggggcATCTCCTGGGCTGCCTGCGCCATCCTGCCCGATAGCCAGAGCAGGGCCCTGGGCTCTGTCCCAGCCCCCCTGACCAGCCTCGCAGGAGGGGCAgtgtgggtggggggtggcagggatatacgcacgcgtgcacacacacacgcacggcTCCCTGGTACCCTCGCAGCCACCCTCTCAGCCCAGAtccctttctcccctctgcagctgcacccAGGACGGCAGCACCAACCCCGCGAGCAGGTAACCTGTCCTCCCTGCCAGCGCTGGCTCTTCTCGGGGCCAGCTGTGAGCCACAGCCGCAGGGAGGGGGCTCCTTGCTGGGGTGTGAAACTCCCAAGAGGAGGCACCGGGACAGCAGTGGGGAGGGGCGTTGGGGAGGGCTCTCATTtacccagcagcctgggagctTCCTCATCCCTCACTCCTGGGGTCCCCTACCCCTGCTGTAGTGGGGGGCAGCACTGGGGTGTGCCAgcccccacctctcccaggcctgctgctgccctttctctcttcctgcccATGCAGATCCCAGCCGGGACCGTCCGACTGGCAGCGGGAGACTGTCGTTGCCCGTCATCATCTGCATCGTCCTGGGGgcccttctctgcctgctcctggccctcctGGCCGGGCAAGTGCGAAGCGCCAGGGCTGGGCGCGCAGGTGGGTCCCGGGGAAAGATGCCTCCTGGCAAGGCCAGGGGTGCTGGCAGGTGTCAGTGAgcggcacaggcagagctggggggataAGCGTGTGTGCTGCCTTCATTGCCATGTGCCGCCTCATCCACCGCCTGACCATGGGCCATGGGCCACCAGCAGCAAGGGGTAGAGAGAGTCCAGGCACGGCGGGAGTTAGGGACGGGGCGAGGAGAGAAATGGccgagctgggctgggggaggtgggagcagaggggacacAGACGAGGACACGACACTGGCAGCGCTCCGGGCAGCTCTGGAggggtctgtggggcaggggagatgccaggaggAACGTGGGGCAGCAGGGTCCATCCCTGTGGTTTCAGGCCCCCAGGCTGTTCCTCTGTGCAACCGTGACCTCCCcgcggcagggcaggggccgTGCTATGGATccctggggcagagagggggcagctccagggggagaggagaggcggGAGCTGCTCCAAGCTCAGCACCGGGGAGCTGACCCAGGGGCCAGAGGGGCACAAGGGCTGTCTCTGAGGGGACGCTGTGAGGGTGTCGCTGCCCCAGATCACCTCCGTGGGGACATTGCCCTCACTGAGGAAGGGGTGGCGGTGAGCAGGCAGcgcagcggggctgtgctgtggccaGAGCCTTTTGCTGGCCCCGGGGACCAAAGCAGGGGGAGCAGAGCGGGATcctgtcccctctctgcctgtccctgggccagccctgccgctgTCCGCAGGCTCGGGGAGAGCGTGGGAGCCCTTCCCTGACGCCGTCTATGAGGAGATCGCTTACGGCCCGGCATGGGAGAAGCAGGCGAGGTTCAGCGGCTCAGGTGGGTGTGGGTCCCTCATGGGGGCACATCGGCAGGGCTCTGTCCCCAAACCTCCACCTAGGGCTGACCCGCGGCAGTCCCCTGGCCTACGGTCCCTGCAGCgctggggtgtgtggggagagCAGCCGGGTCCTGGGCCCAGCAGAGGAGCTTCCTCCCCAGCAGTTCTTCCCATCgcagccagggacagcccctctctgcctgcccctgcatAAATCCCCGGGTGGCACCGCAGggctgagggaaggggctgtcccggggcagctctgggagcccCGTTGAGGCAGGCTTGGTCCCAGGGGAGCAGGGTGAGTCCTGAGCCCTCCTCCCcacacagccctgcctctgtgggtcccccgtccccagcagcactcaccacaagCCGGCTCAGCAGAGCACACTCCCATAACAGCCGCTGCGCCTCTCTCCAGGCTCCTACTCAGAGGGGTCCCTGGCCAAGCTGCAGCCCTACCCCGCggacagcaaggaggaggagggtccGGGCTCAGCACCAGGTAACAGGGTGCGGGAAGGAGTGgatctctcctccctgcagccatgTGAGGGACAGCGGTGTCACTGAGTGTccccacagagctggggagtctCCTGGGGTGCTGCCAACACCAGGGTCTGAGCCCCACGGCCCTGCGCATCCTCCCgtcctctgctctgcagatgtATCTCCTCAGTGTCAccagctcccctctcctttcagACGTCCCTGTCCTGCCTGGAAGTGACCCAGCGGATGGCTATGATGATGCCAGGGAGGTttctgcccctggggaggatcctgcccctgggcagggagcctgggaaATGCCCAGGGCAccagaggagggagcagggcccaGGGATGCCCCTGGAGGTGAGAGGGAAAGATGGCGCTGCCGCTTTATGGGATGCCATCCCTGGTGCCGGGTGAATCGCTGCCGTACGGAGAGCCCAACATCCTGGGATGGGGGACCCTGCCCTGGGAGTTTTCcctggggggcccggggctggcagagggagctggacatgtcaggagggaggaggagacggGAGGCAGGtgatgcagagagcaggaggggcaccccatggggcCAACGTGCAATGGCCTGCCTTGCTGCTTGCAGGGGCAAACCTGCGCTCGCAGAGAAGTGCTGGGGCCCCTGCAGCTGAGGGAGATgcctggtccctgtccccagagagCACAGGCTATGACGATGCTGAAGAGGTGTCTCTGGCACATCCCCCTGAGCACAGAAAGGCTGCGACAGCAGAGCTGAGTGCACAGCCATCCCTGAGCCCCGCGCCAGGAGAGCCCATCCCTGCCGTGCAGCTGGGTGCAGCCGGGAGCGAGGAGGGGActttgcagctgggagagccGTGAGCACCAGGGAACCGTCTCCCTCTTCCCACGGGCAGCAGAAACAGCCGGCCATCGCCTCTCTTTTGATTCCCCTGGTTTCACGCTGTGCCTCCGCAGCTGTTCCTATTAAAAGCCTTTGGGGTATGGCCCAGAGCTGGTGCTTGCCTGCCCCGCTGTCGGGGTGTCTCCCTGAGGCTGactgggggggagcagagcacaaagacgtggtggtggggaaggggcacatCTCGGGGGCAGCGGGCTCGGGGtcaggctgtggggctgccagaGCCCATGGTCCCTGGGCAATATTCCTGCTGACAGAGACGTTTCCACCCTGCCAGCAAAAGTTTCCAACAAAACTGTCTCTCTGCAAGGTGCTGTGATGCGCCCCAGCGGGAGCGCCCATCTCCTCACCTCgggcttccccagctgctctttcccccAGGCCCTGCCTGGGCCATGCTGGTCCCACAGCACACAGGCCACGACAGAGCTGCCGTGTTGGGCTGAGCCCTGGGCTGTGGCCCCACACAAGTGAGCCCACAGGTGGCTGCGGTGCCCTGgaccccccagccagccccaggggctATCACATCCCGCGGATCACCTCCCACACTGGTtaggaggcagctctgctccccactgccctggcacagggtgCAGAGCCACTTGCTGgggagcacggggctggcatTGCCCCttggctgcctctgccagcaccccagTCTCCATGGGCTCTTCTTGCTGCCTTGGGCcctggcagagcccagcactcccctcacagccccacagctgcctccgtcctgggcaggggctggaaggccccatggcagccctggcagcccctcctcctgctgcgcctcagccccaacccctgccctcctgctgcctggccacGGGGCTCAGTGTGGGTTTGTGCTGGGGCAGTGCCTGTGTgcaggtgcaggaggggtgggagcagggggcgTGGGGGGACCTTTCCCTCAGcgctgggggaggcagaggagggagaggccagggggagggagaagggatcCCCATGAGACGTGGACTGGAAGCCAGAGCCGTCATCCAGCCCCTGGCCTGGAGAAGGGCCTGGCTGGGAGGGTGCTAACGTGGGCACATTTCCATGGCAGAGGGTATTTTGTGTCCCTCCCTGTCGTGCTgtcaccccagccagcaactaagcaccacacagccgctcgctcaccctcgtcccctgccccggtgggatgggggagagaagcgGAAGACTAAAACTGAGTAAACTTGTGGGTTAAGAACACtgtaataattgaaagaaaataaagtaaaatagtagtagtagtaataataataatattaataataatatacaaaggaaatgatacacgatgcaattgctcaccgcccactgaccaatgcccagccagtccccgcgcagcgatcgctgcctcctgcccaactccccccagtttctatactgagcatgacgtcatatggtatggaatagccctctggccagttggggtcaactctcctggctgtgccccctcccagcttctcgctggcagggcatgagaagctgaaaagtccttgacgagtgtgagcactacttagcaacaactaaaccatcagtgtcaTCAATGTTATTTTCATCATAAATCCAAAATACTGCACTATGCCAGCCCCTAGGAAGAAAAGTCACTCTATCCCAGCCTAAACCAGGACAGGGAAGAGACATCAGTACAGGGAGGGACATGACAGGGTGAGGGCAAGGTGGGAAATGAGATGGGTGTCTGCAGCCTGCAGGGAAACCAATGAGGCATGGGGCAGCGTAGGACAGCCTGAGGTGGAGATGGCCGAGGACACTGGCCAGGCAGAAAAGCTTAGCAGGACGGAGATCTCAGTCCCCTTGGCTATGGCACTTGTCTCTGTCACCGAGGCCTATGAGGACACACCTTGTCCTCATGACACTAGAGACTTGTTGCCTCCTTGCACACCCCGGAGATGCCAGGAGGTGTTGTACCACCGTCCTTCAGCTGACATTGcccaccccacatcccaccaccccaggaAGAGCCCGGAGCCACGCTTGAGGGACAGGATCTCTCTtgcgaggggctgggggtcagggCTTGGTGTTTGCCCTGATGAAACACATCAAGGCTTTTCTCAGCATCACTCACCTGCACTTTGTCTTTGCCTTCCTGCCATCACTGTCTCCAATTTTCTGCTCTAACGAGTCCATGGGAAAGCTGTGTTGGTAATGGCCCTCAGTGAGACCTGTTAATACTTCAAGAAACTTCAGCAGTTGCTTCTGGCTTTACCTTCTTGAGGAGTTTTTGCAGTCTCCTGTCAGAATCAAAGGTTCAGGGACTCAGCACCAAATCCACTTTAGGCTCATTTCAATACGGTTCGTCTtatggcacacggggacagggatggagatcctccttggctctcctctTATTGCTGaagtacttataaaagcattttttattatcttttacagcattggccagattgtgttcttgctgggcttttgcttttctaattccctccctgcaggacccTGTACTGTACTGtacaagatccctgtactcctcctgagttgcccgccccttcttccaaaggcggtagactctccctttttccctgagtccccgcaaaagctccctattcagccaggccggtcgttttccccgccggttcgtcttacggcacacagggacagcccgctcctgcgcccttaaggcttccttcttgaagaaggcccagccttcctggacccctttgcccttcaggactgcctcccaagggactttcccaaccagcgtcctgaacaggccaaagtctgccctccgcaagtccatggtaacagttttgctgcccctcctcttggCATtgcccagaatcgagaactctatcatattgTGGTctctaagcccaagacagcctcccaccacgacatctcccacaagcccttctctgttagtagaGTCAGAGCTGTTCACAGCTCCAGAGCACCCCAGGACATTGGGTGATGCTTCAAGGGGAAGGACACGGCAGCGATTCATATAAAGACAAGGAGATTTCCCAAGTATGACTTTTCAATTTCCTACTCTTGGGTGATGGCAGgggggaaatggaaaaggagctCTCAAGTTTGAACAAGTCACTGAGACTCCTGAACTGTGACTTTGAGTGATCAGTGAGTCTGCTAGGAGCCTCCTAAAGCACCTTCAGCCACTTCTCTTCCTATGGACAGCCCCTGCATCACCTTTGCTGGATTCATCAGGGTTGTTCTGGCCTGCCCTTTTCCACCTGCAAACAAGAACATGCACCCAGGCAGTGCCCTGCCAACAGGCAGGTTGCTGCAGGGCCAAGGTGAGTGCACAGAGGCTGGGATGGGGCCAGTGAGTGCTGATGGGAAaaagccatggggcagggaaaCACCCCCTAGG
This window contains:
- the LOC142595927 gene encoding antigen WC1.1-like, whose protein sequence is MLLFEGAAELRLEDGGGRCAGRVEVKHQGQWGTVCGDDWDMKDAAVVCKQLGCGSAVTAPKYGHFGPGSGPIWMDEVDCRGNESALSDCTHPGWGEEDCDHDEDAGVTCSELEGSLVAPGFVQLVGGDSPCSGRVEVRDGNQWKTVCDSDFGPKAAKVVCRELQCGTALSVPGAARFGEGVGPMWDRELQCAGNESLLISCPRGSRRDQPCTHANAVGVTCTQYTGFRLVNGSTACEGRVEVQVLGTWGTLCASRWDLLDAHVLCRHLDCGFAESIPRGGHFGSGTGPVWRDSFHCEGTEAHLGQCPVTALGASPCSPENHAAVICSGPAGSTALRLVGGGSRCDGRVEILQRGTWGRVLDDEWDVREASVVCRQLRCREAEKAYNPAKPQRGTGPVGLRGVRCAGHEAELSLCNTSLPESAAAAGIAEDVGVVCAGSRQVRLVKGPGRCAGRVEIYYQGSWGTVCDDGWDLSDAAIVCQQLGCGGAVEAVGSARFGEGSGQIWLDGVNCSGAEAALWDCPAGSWGQHDCAHKEDAGVVCSDFMALRLGNGSNCSGRLQVFYNGTWGSVCSNSMTLQTVSLACKELGCGDAGTLETRLPSGRVSGHAWLDRVECGERNSSFWQCPSAPWDPRSCDDLREETHITCSGRRPETAPAVGTVCPNSTSCTDREKIRAVGGESGCSGRVEVWHRGSWGTVCDDSWDMQDAEVACRQLGCGPAVSALDEAAFGEGTGPIWLEQVECRGSEPSLQACWARPGDSGACRHKEDAAVQCSAAPRTAAPTPRADPSRDRPTGSGRLSLPVIICIVLGALLCLLLALLAGQVRSARAGRAGSGRAWEPFPDAVYEEIAYGPAWEKQARFSGSGSYSEGSLAKLQPYPADSKEEEGPGSAPDVPVLPGSDPADGYDDAREVSAPGEDPAPGQGAWEMPRAPEEGAGPRDAPGGANLRSQRSAGAPAAEGDAWSLSPESTGYDDAEEVSLAHPPEHRKAATAELSAQPSLSPAPGEPIPAVQLGAAGSEEGTLQLGEP